The Tessaracoccus timonensis sequence CGAATCGAGGAAGCGACACCGCGAACCACTACGACCACGTGCATATCAGCTCGAACTGACGCCGGTCGTACAGCGCAGGGCGTACTCCGATGCAAGGAGGCGCCCTGCGCATTGCGTTACTGCTCCATGGCTTCCAAAGCGTCGCGGACGATGGCGTCGGCATCCTCGGGTGTGAATGAATCTTCCACCGAGTGCAGCGACGAAGAGACCACCACGTTGCCTTTCAACGCGAGCACAGAGTTGGTGGTGGTGGACGCTCCCCCAGGGATGGTCTCAACCAACTGCATGGCGCTTGTCAGCTCGACGTTGTCGAATTTTGGGGGCTTGCGCTCCGTGTACTCCACAGTGACCGTCATGCCGTTGGTCTCAATCTTCATCTTTTTGCACTGAGCCGGTCCCGGTTCATCCGAAAGCGTGGCCATCCGACGTGCATCCTCGGGCGTCTCGTATTCCTGGATGCTCAACCAGACCAAATTGCCCAGGCCGGTGTTTCGGTGCATGGCGACGTGCGTCTTCCCCGTCTGCGGCAGATCTGGGTCTTGGAGCCGCAGGTAGGCGTCCTTGCATTCCTTGGGCTCGACCTTCACGCCCTTCGACACTTCGTCGAGCTCGCTCGGCTTAATATCGCTCCCGGGGATCTCCTGGGCGCCCTCGTGCTTCTTCACGAACGCATCGATGGCCGCTTGGATCTGCTCCTGCGAAACCTTCTCCCCCGACGCGGCTGGCGTCGCAGATTCCTCCGTCGGTTGCGGTTTTGTCGGCGATGCTTCCGACGACGGTTCGCTCGGCGCCCCCGTTGGCTGCTGGGCCTCGGTTGCACTCGAGGCGCTAGGCGTCGGGCTTGGCTCGTCCCCAGCTGAGCAGGCCCCCAGCGTGAGTGCTACGGCGAGAGGCACGAGGAGGCCGCGTGCGCGGCGTCGGTGCAGTGTCATGGGTTGTCCCCTTTCCATCGCGAACACGTTCGGCATCGCGGGATTCGTTGACTGCTCAGCACTGTAACGCCGACGGAGGTCACCTGTAGCTTCGAATGGCGAGCCGCATTTCTGGAGCTACGCGCTGTATATTCGGCGTCGCTTTGTGCGAACAGGCTGCTATCCGGTACAGTCTTCCGAGCTGGTCCCCATCGTCTAGCGGTCTAGGACTCCGCCCTTTCACGGCGGCAACACGGGTTCGAATCCCGTTGGGGATGCGAAACTTCCCGCGAGGGAAGTGGCGACGAAGTGCCACGCCACGTCGATTTCCCATAACGACGCAAGCATGGCTATAGTTGCCGAGTTGGTTAACG is a genomic window containing:
- a CDS encoding DUF5642 family protein, whose translation is MTLHRRRARGLLVPLAVALTLGACSAGDEPSPTPSASSATEAQQPTGAPSEPSSEASPTKPQPTEESATPAASGEKVSQEQIQAAIDAFVKKHEGAQEIPGSDIKPSELDEVSKGVKVEPKECKDAYLRLQDPDLPQTGKTHVAMHRNTGLGNLVWLSIQEYETPEDARRMATLSDEPGPAQCKKMKIETNGMTVTVEYTERKPPKFDNVELTSAMQLVETIPGGASTTTNSVLALKGNVVVSSSLHSVEDSFTPEDADAIVRDALEAMEQ